A region of the Vanrija pseudolonga chromosome 2, complete sequence genome:
GTCATTGACAAGcattgctgctgcgctcAGTGTGGTGTGGTCGTGTTTGGGCGAGGAGCGCTGACGTCTATGATACGCCCCCAGTAAAGGTGCATGCATCCTGGCTGGCATCCTCCCCGACGCTGCCGCGCTGGCGCATGACGCCCACATGCCCCCTATTGAGTACCGGCATTGAATGCTAGCGGGATGCGCGTCTGGTTTCTTGTCGCTAGGAAACAAGGCGCGTGTTGGCCGTTTGGGCTTTTATTGTTTGTGTGCATGCCAGCGTGTCACGTCGTGTCGTTGTATCGCTTCGCTGTTGGCGCGCTGTtcggcctcgcggcctcTGGGCCAGTTGGGATCCCATCTTTTGAAACAAAGCCTGCCCGCACGCTGTCAAGGATCAAGGAAGCGAGGCGCGAGCCGGGCGTGGCAGAGTGATCAAGGTGTGAATTTGATCCCGTCGCTTGCAGGGAAGGTGGCAGCGCGCAACTGCAGCTAGAACGCTAGACACGTCGAGCAGAGCGCGCAGCGACCAACCAGACGCGGCATCTCCCTATCTAAGACTTCTCGTCATTGAGTCGGGACCTGTTCATACGATCCGAGGCAGTAGCAAGTTGTTAACACTTTGCAGAGGAGGGACGGGCCATCTTGAGCTTTCCTGTTAGGCGCATGTCCCTTTTGCAACGCCTACCCCAGAATCTAGGCGCGCGGATGGATACTGCGGTTCTAGGCCCCGAAGAGACCCTTGCAATGACGACCACCTCCGTGTTGCTCATTCTTGCTGCGAGTTCggtggcgaggcgcggcgaggcgtggGCGCTGGCAGGGGCTGCAGCGATGGtccgcagcgccgcccgcgctgaCCAAGACGCACAGCGCACGGAAGGGGCGTGATGCACAGTGTTGGAACCCCGTTGACGTCGTTGAGAACGAGTCGAGTTCCTGAACTGAAGTGATCAAttaccgccgccaccgccgtgtCGAGTCCGCATTATCGCGCAGACTGTTGCCGCccgccaccttcctccttTGTGACTGTACGAGTCTGGCTGCATGGTTGGCTGGTTGGCGGAGGAAGGTTGATCCTTGGTTGCTCCGCCTTGAGGGCCCAAGAAAGCCAGAAGTCGAGTCCGTCTGTCAGTCTGTCAGTCTGTCTGCAGGAACCCACCCTTAGCCGCCGTCGGTCCACTTCACGTTTATGCAACTTCTTTCACATCGCAATCTGCTCCCCCTCCACCGGCCGGCCACTCACCCAAATCACTCACCGCTTCCATCACCCACATTCAACACACACTTTCTTCATTCCCccaacacccacccagcAGTGGGACACATCTACACAACCTCTCTcatctcgtcgccgtcgccgtgcacATCGGCCATTACATTCTCATCCTTACCTCCCTCGTTGAGACTCTGTTGCACGTTGCATTCCCTCGGGCTTCGGTGATCTATCACGTTCGATTCCCCTATCGGCCGGTACTCTTCGGCTTGGCACTCAACATTACTGGCAAACGGGCACCCACACTCTGCCCTCGCACCTCTTGACAACGCTCCCCCATCATCTCCAACTCTTTGCACTCGACTATTGCGCGTTTGCAATCAACCCTTGATTAACTCGTCTACACACCATGGCGTCCAACATGGTGCCCCAGGTACGCCACCCTTCATTCTGCATCCTCCACAAATGTATATCGGACTAGATTTCTGACATCGCTACTCTTATAGGAGGAGCTTCCTGTCCTCGAAGCCGTCATCAACATTCGAAACCGTCTTACAGCTCTGAAAAAGGTGCGCACGTCTTCGCTAACCTGGCCCATTGTCCCGAGGCTGACCCATCTTATCAGGACACGACCAGGTTCATCCGTGCTCAGGATGTCATGTCCATCTACAACCAGATTGTCAAGCAAGGTGGGTTATAGCCCTCATCCTTGTTGGCACCATGCTGACACATGCTATAGTTGCCAAGCTCAACACCATTCGTGATGAGCACTCACAGCCTGCTCTCAACTCCaactcgagcagctcggccactCCCGCTCCCTTCCACCTTGAGCCCAACCGTGTCGACACCATCATTGCGGACGTCTTCTCTCTTGTCAGCCTGTTcttccttgccgtcggcaagACCCGAGAGTCGCCAGCGGTGTACTGCCAGATTGCCAGCATGCGTGTGAGTTTTAATCGCGTCCTACGAATGCCGTGGAGGTCGGCCGAAGGGTCAGAGCTCCGCCACCGGCGGCATCTCCCCGCTACGGCATAGCCTCAGAGTTATTCTTGACGATTCGCGCTGACATCGACCAGCAAATCCTCAACCACATGAACGAATCGGGCGTGTACACTGAGGCTTACCTCCAAGGGTTCAAGGAGCGTCTCAACCAGCTCAAGACAATTATCGAGAACGACCGCCGGGATGGACGGCACAATGAGCAGGTGCTCAAATACATGTCGTACAAGCTCCAGGGAACTGGTGCGTAAACAGCTCAACGGCGCGAGATTCCCACTGACGGGACCTCAGAGGCTATTGTGGACAAGCTGATCGACTCTCTGTCCGTGCTGTCGATTGAGCTGGTTCCCATTCACAACAGACTCGTTCTGCTTCGCAAGCAGCTCATGGCGCTTGCCACCGAGCCCAAGGTCAACAAGGCCGAGTTCAAGCCTattgtcgaggagctgcgcaAGATCGACTCGTGAGTGCTCAGGCGGCTAAAGGTTCCTCCCTACCCAACGCTAACAATGTATCAGGAAGCGCGTGGATGGGCAGTTCTTGGGTCCCGGCGGTTCATCTGTCCCAGAGGGCCAGGCACTTCTCAGCGGTCTTCTCGACTCATGTTTCGAGATTGTTCAGGATGtcaaggcgcgcgaggccgaggtggatgTTACCCCACCTCTCAAGCCAATCTGGGAGCGCCTGACGACGATTAAGCAGCAGCTGGAGCAGCTGAGTGAGTGTGAAACTTTGGCTGCATCGAGCACCATCCTGACGGCCGTAGCGTTGACACACCGGTGGACTCTGCGTGAGACCGACCTGTACAAGTGGGTTGGGACTCATTAGTTCTCGCTGACCTCTCCAGCTACTCAGTGGCTCTGCGCGAGATCGACCAGATGCGAGTGGATGGCAAGTTCGTCGACGCTGATGGCAACAAGGCGGAGGGACAATACGTGAGTTCATTCGACTAGCAGATGTGGGGTAGCCACTGACGCGACCAGGTCTTGCTCTACCTGCTCCGTCGCTGTTACGGCCTCATCTTCCGCCTCATGTCTGAATCTGAGCCCATCTCGGAGGAGCTGATGCCCGTTGTAAGTGGAGCAGCTGTCGTTGGAGTTGTCCTGACTCGTTATAGGCAAACAAGCTCTCGACAATCAAGAAGTGTCTCAACGAAGTGCTCAAGTACGGTGGACCATACAGCCCTCGTGATCTCTACCCATACCACCTTGCCCTGCACCAGATTGACCAGCTGCGCAAGGACGGCAAGTtccttgccgacgacggtaGCATACCCGAGGGCCAGGCCATTCTCAACGCTCAGCTGTCGGAGGCACACGAGTTGCTCGAGATGCTCAAGGAGAGCatgtcggacgacgacgatgacgacgaatAGGTGCAAAGCTCTCTCTCGCCTGGGGCAAGGCTTTTGACGATGGTGGATAGGAGTATCATGTGCCGTGGGCGTTTTAGCTACCGGCTCGAAGAGGATCATTACAATAGGCGTTGTACAACAATAGCGTCATGCAACAACTCAACCACACCAAGAGGGTGTGAACCAGCGTGCATACATAGACATCTGTTTGGCTTGTGGGAATCGCTTGTTGCCACCATCATTTTGATTCCGTCGGTCAGTCGGCAACATCACAACACACTCCCATACTCgccccctccaccgccaACGTCCTTGCAtccactcactcgctcgAGTTTGTACATTCCGTCTTCTTATCCCCTACCCACATCCTTCCCTACTCGCTATCGGATCGACATGAGTCGCTCCAACCGCACGGAGGAACAGGCCCATGCCCTTTTCG
Encoded here:
- the SPAC30C2.08 gene encoding UPF0662 protein; this translates as MASNMVPQEELPVLEAVINIRNRLTALKKDTTRFIRAQDVMSIYNQIVKQVAKLNTIRDEHSQPALNSNSSSSATPAPFHLEPNRVDTIIADVFSLVSLFFLAVGKTRESPAVYCQIASMRQILNHMNESGVYTEAYLQGFKERLNQLKTIIENDRRDGRHNEQVLKYMSYKLQGTEAIVDKLIDSLSVLSIELVPIHNRLVLLRKQLMALATEPKVNKAEFKPIVEELRKIDSKRVDGQFLGPGGSSVPEGQALLSGLLDSCFEIVQDVKAREAEVDVTPPLKPIWERLTTIKQQLEQLTLTHRWTLRETDLYNYSVALREIDQMRVDGKFVDADGNKAEGQYVLLYLLRRCYGLIFRLMSESEPISEELMPVANKLSTIKKCLNEVLKYGGPYSPRDLYPYHLALHQIDQLRKDGKFLADDGSIPEGQAILNAQLSEAHELLEMLKESMSDDDDDDE